GAGACCTGCAGCGCTCGAGCGCCGAGGATGCGTGCCTTCTCGTAGCGATTGTGCTGTTGTTGTTGCATTGTTACTGGTACGGGGAGACGACGTCGACTAGATCCTTGTGACTGACGAGCATGCGTCGACAGCAGTAGCGATCGACGCCGAGCTCATCGAGGACCATTTCGGGATCCTCGTCGCCCTCGTTTGCTCGTTCGTCGAACTCCTCCCAGTGTTCGGCGACGACGTTGCCACAGGTGAAACACCGGACCGGTACCATCATGCTTGAATCACCTTAGCGGTAGGACTTCTGGTAGCGCGCCCGAGCGCCCGGGCCGCCCCACTTCTTCGGTTCGGACTGACGAACGTCGTTGACCAGCAGCGACCGATCGAACTCCATGAACGCGTCGCGGAGTTCGGCGTCGTTCGAGTGCTGGACGATCCCGCGTGCGATGGCGGTCCGGACAGCGTCGGCCTGTCCACTGATTCCGCCGCCCTCGACGCTGACGTTGATGTCCATCTCGTCGCGCAGGTCCTCGCCCACGATGCGGAACGCCTCGAGCATCTTGAGCCGGGACATTTCGGGTTCGACCAGTTCGACGGGTTGGGAATTGATTCGAACGCGACCCTCGCCTTCGCGCACCGTAGCGCGAGCGACGGCCGTCTTTTTCTTGCCACTCGTGTTGGTTACCATGTGACGTTAGCACCTAACTGTTCGGACACTTCGTGTAGGTGGACGAAGCGGATGTTCGACAGGCGGTCCAGCGACGTCCCCTCGATCACTTCCGTTTCGTGATCGTCGTCGTTCTCGTAGGGATTGCCGACGTAGACGCGGACGCTGTCGAGTGCCTCGCGGCCACGGGTTTTCTTGTACGGAAGCATCCCGCGAACGGACCGCTTGAAGATCATGTCCGGTCGTTTGGGGTAGTACGGCCCGCGGTCCGAGCCAAGTTCTAGCCGCGTACGGTACGTCTCGAAGATGTCATCCTCGTCGCCGGTGATAACTGCGTCCTCGGCGTTGACGATCGCAACACGGTTGCCGTCCAGCGCGCGCTGGGCGACTTCGCTTGCGACGCGACCGAGAATACAGTCCTGTGCGTCGACGACGAGATCTGCGTCAAACTCTGCGAGACTCATCGAATCACTCGGACGTTAGACCCTTCGGGGTTGTTCTCGAGTACTTCCTCGAGCGGTACCGTTTCGCCGACCTGATCGATCTTCGTC
This genomic stretch from Natrinema sp. SYSU A 869 harbors:
- a CDS encoding DNA-directed RNA polymerase subunit N gives rise to the protein MMVPVRCFTCGNVVAEHWEEFDERANEGDEDPEMVLDELGVDRYCCRRMLVSHKDLVDVVSPYQ
- a CDS encoding 30S ribosomal protein S9 gives rise to the protein MVTNTSGKKKTAVARATVREGEGRVRINSQPVELVEPEMSRLKMLEAFRIVGEDLRDEMDINVSVEGGGISGQADAVRTAIARGIVQHSNDAELRDAFMEFDRSLLVNDVRQSEPKKWGGPGARARYQKSYR
- a CDS encoding 50S ribosomal protein L13, with the protein product MSLAEFDADLVVDAQDCILGRVASEVAQRALDGNRVAIVNAEDAVITGDEDDIFETYRTRLELGSDRGPYYPKRPDMIFKRSVRGMLPYKKTRGREALDSVRVYVGNPYENDDDHETEVIEGTSLDRLSNIRFVHLHEVSEQLGANVTW